A single window of Nocardioides kongjuensis DNA harbors:
- a CDS encoding alpha/beta fold hydrolase: MTLHHTALGSTGSRVVFLHGLFGQGKNWTGIAKQLATKHRVLLVDLPHHGRSGWPERFDLSETAGLVADVLPDDEPVALVGHSLGGKVAMVLALLHPERVERLCVADISPVAYPEGREFPGYIAAMKGMDLTRVVRREDAERLLEPAVPDPTVRSFLLQNLRRDPTAPSGWSWQANLDVLGRDLGAISGWPEAELADVAPYDGPVLWLAGARSGYVLPEYDAAMDRWFPRNRKVTMKDTGHWLHSERPELFLQILQRFLGD; encoded by the coding sequence GTGACGCTTCACCACACGGCTCTCGGTTCCACCGGGAGCCGTGTGGTCTTCCTGCACGGACTCTTCGGCCAGGGCAAGAACTGGACCGGGATCGCCAAGCAGCTGGCCACGAAGCACCGGGTGCTGCTCGTCGACCTGCCCCACCACGGGCGGTCCGGGTGGCCCGAGCGCTTCGACCTCTCCGAGACGGCGGGGCTGGTGGCGGACGTGCTCCCGGACGACGAGCCGGTCGCGCTGGTCGGACACTCGCTCGGCGGCAAGGTGGCGATGGTCCTCGCGCTGCTCCACCCGGAGCGGGTCGAGCGGCTGTGCGTCGCCGACATCTCGCCGGTCGCCTATCCCGAGGGCCGCGAGTTCCCCGGCTACATCGCCGCGATGAAGGGGATGGACCTGACCCGGGTCGTGCGTCGCGAGGACGCCGAGCGGCTGCTGGAGCCCGCCGTCCCCGACCCGACGGTCCGCTCCTTCCTGCTGCAGAACCTGCGTCGCGACCCAACCGCGCCGAGCGGGTGGAGCTGGCAGGCCAACCTCGACGTGCTCGGCCGTGACCTCGGCGCCATCAGCGGCTGGCCCGAGGCGGAGCTGGCCGACGTGGCGCCGTACGACGGACCGGTGCTGTGGCTCGCCGGTGCCCGGTCGGGCTACGTCCTGCCCGAGTACGACGCCGCGATGGACCGCTGGTTCCCGCGCAACCGCAAGGTGACCATGAAGGACACCGGGCACTGGCTGCACTCGGAGCGCCCGGAGCTCTTCCTCCAGATCCTCCAGCGCTTCCTGGGGGACTGA
- a CDS encoding 3-hydroxyacyl-CoA dehydrogenase NAD-binding domain-containing protein, producing the protein MTSSEQIFNTLVLPYLNHAVRTYESGYASVTDIDAAMRFGCGYPKGPLSVVDEIGAAQVRDLLAARYAETGDHLHEPAGLLDKLVAENRTFADEAAAAGEAAAPQFKHDIAKVGVVGTGTMASGIVQVFAQAGYEVIYVGRSQDKLDGVVGYITKNLDRAIAKGKGTEGDKDALLGRLTGSTEREALGGVDIVVEAIAEDLELKLELFGDLDRICKPGAILATTTSSLPITKLGEATGRPQDVIGMHFFNPAPVMKLVEIITTSATSADVDETVRALTANVGKVGVSAGDRAGFIVNLLLFPYLNDAIKLAEGGEELATIDAAIKETAAFPMGPFELLDVVGNDVSLAIQKELHGEFGEPGFEPAATLVAKVEAGELGRKTGKGFHDYA; encoded by the coding sequence ATGACTTCGAGCGAGCAGATCTTCAACACGCTGGTGCTGCCGTACCTCAACCACGCGGTGCGCACCTACGAGTCGGGCTACGCCTCGGTGACCGACATCGACGCCGCGATGCGCTTCGGCTGCGGCTACCCCAAGGGCCCGCTGAGCGTCGTCGACGAGATCGGTGCCGCCCAGGTCCGTGACCTGCTCGCTGCCCGGTACGCCGAGACCGGCGACCACCTGCACGAGCCGGCCGGCCTGCTCGACAAGCTCGTCGCCGAGAACCGCACCTTCGCCGACGAGGCTGCTGCTGCGGGCGAGGCGGCCGCGCCGCAGTTCAAGCACGACATCGCCAAGGTCGGCGTCGTGGGCACCGGCACCATGGCCTCGGGCATCGTCCAGGTCTTCGCGCAGGCCGGGTACGAGGTCATCTACGTCGGCCGCAGCCAGGACAAGCTCGACGGCGTCGTCGGCTACATCACCAAGAACCTGGACCGCGCCATCGCCAAGGGCAAGGGCACCGAGGGCGACAAGGACGCGCTCCTGGGCCGCCTGACCGGCTCGACCGAGCGCGAGGCGCTCGGCGGCGTGGACATCGTCGTCGAGGCCATCGCCGAGGACCTCGAGCTCAAGCTCGAGCTGTTCGGCGACCTCGACCGGATCTGCAAGCCGGGTGCGATCCTCGCGACCACCACCTCGTCGCTGCCGATCACCAAGCTGGGCGAGGCCACCGGCCGCCCGCAGGACGTCATCGGCATGCACTTCTTCAACCCGGCGCCCGTCATGAAGCTGGTCGAGATCATCACCACCTCCGCGACCTCCGCCGACGTGGACGAGACCGTCCGGGCGCTGACCGCCAACGTCGGCAAGGTCGGCGTCTCCGCGGGCGACCGCGCGGGCTTCATCGTCAACCTGCTGCTGTTCCCGTACCTCAACGACGCGATCAAGCTCGCCGAGGGTGGCGAGGAGCTCGCGACCATCGACGCCGCGATCAAGGAGACCGCCGCCTTCCCGATGGGCCCGTTCGAGCTGCTCGACGTGGTCGGCAACGACGTCTCGCTGGCCATCCAGAAGGAGCTGCACGGCGAGTTCGGCGAGCCGGGCTTCGAGCCGGCCGCCACCCTGGTCGCCAAGGTCGAGGCCGGCGAGCTCGGCCGCAAGACCGGCAAGGGCTTCCACGACTACGCCTGA
- a CDS encoding DUF952 domain-containing protein, with translation MTPIFHLALLHDWEDAQRTGAYTVSTRGRTLAEEGFIHASRADQWTGVRDRFYADVAEPMVLLQIDPALLDVPVIDEEPFPGATETFPHIYGPLPVTAVVKTIPLDQRVAVEAPAGRTPSPAAPAAPVRPDVPQESFTRAYFREVFFNVAVVSIVLLVGTSGMALGATLPGDAGPAVGGLLGLVLGILLAVRVYRYRHPRPER, from the coding sequence ATGACGCCGATCTTCCACCTCGCCCTGCTCCACGACTGGGAGGATGCGCAGCGCACCGGCGCCTACACGGTCTCGACGCGCGGGCGCACCCTCGCCGAGGAGGGCTTCATCCACGCCAGCCGGGCCGACCAGTGGACCGGCGTGCGCGACCGGTTCTACGCCGACGTCGCCGAGCCGATGGTGCTGCTGCAGATCGACCCGGCGCTGCTCGACGTCCCCGTGATCGACGAGGAACCGTTCCCCGGCGCCACCGAGACCTTCCCGCACATCTACGGACCGCTGCCCGTGACAGCCGTGGTCAAGACGATTCCGCTCGACCAGCGAGTCGCCGTGGAGGCTCCCGCGGGGCGTACGCCCAGCCCGGCTGCACCGGCCGCACCGGTCCGGCCGGACGTGCCGCAGGAGAGCTTCACCCGGGCCTACTTCCGCGAGGTGTTCTTCAACGTCGCGGTCGTCAGCATCGTCCTGCTCGTCGGTACGTCGGGCATGGCCCTGGGCGCCACGCTGCCCGGGGACGCCGGGCCCGCGGTCGGCGGCCTGCTGGGCCTCGTGCTGGGAATCCTGCTCGCCGTGCGCGTGTACCGCTACCGGCACCCGCGCCCCGAGCGCTGA
- the nucS gene encoding endonuclease NucS gives MRLVVARCQVDYAGRLTAHLPMATRVLMLKADGSVLVHSDGGSYKPLNWMSPPCTVREGEDEDGRVEWTVTAKAPKGQAPDTLRILIEEMFHDSSHHLGIDPGLQKDGVEKHLQELLAEHPATLSAGLTLVRREFPTAIGPVDLMCRDGDGLSVAVEIKRRGEIDGVEQLTRYLELLNRDPLLTGKGAVRGIFAAQEIKPQARVLAEDRGIACAVVDYDALRGLDNAEDRLF, from the coding sequence GTGAGACTCGTCGTTGCGCGTTGCCAGGTGGACTACGCAGGCCGATTGACCGCGCACCTCCCGATGGCGACCCGGGTGCTCATGCTCAAGGCCGACGGATCGGTGCTCGTGCACTCCGACGGCGGCTCCTACAAGCCGCTCAACTGGATGTCGCCGCCGTGCACGGTGCGCGAGGGCGAGGACGAGGACGGCCGGGTCGAGTGGACCGTCACCGCGAAGGCGCCGAAGGGCCAGGCGCCCGACACGCTGCGGATCCTGATCGAGGAGATGTTCCACGACTCGTCACACCACCTCGGCATCGACCCGGGCCTGCAGAAGGACGGCGTCGAGAAGCACCTCCAGGAGCTGCTCGCCGAGCACCCCGCCACCCTGTCCGCCGGCCTGACCCTGGTCCGCCGCGAGTTCCCGACCGCCATCGGCCCGGTCGACCTGATGTGCCGCGACGGCGACGGCCTCTCGGTCGCGGTCGAGATCAAGAGGCGCGGCGAGATCGACGGCGTCGAGCAGCTCACCCGCTACCTCGAGCTCCTCAACCGCGACCCGCTGCTGACCGGCAAGGGCGCGGTGCGCGGCATCTTCGCCGCCCAGGAGATCAAGCCCCAGGCCCGGGTGCTCGCCGAGGACCGCGGCATCGCCTGCGCCGTCGTCGACTACGACGCGCTGCGCGGCCTGGACAACGCCGAGGACCGGCTCTTCTGA
- a CDS encoding DUF167 domain-containing protein: protein MEIDDQPWWRPEQVDAEGRTTTWLLAVRVQPGASRTGVAGAAGVDGAELKIRLASPPVDGRANDELVRWLAKELGVPRSAVSLVRGATSRSKVVRVDVSARRG from the coding sequence GTGGAGATCGACGACCAGCCGTGGTGGCGCCCCGAGCAGGTGGACGCCGAGGGCCGTACGACGACCTGGCTGCTCGCCGTACGCGTCCAGCCGGGCGCCTCGCGCACCGGTGTGGCCGGGGCGGCGGGCGTGGACGGTGCCGAGCTCAAGATCCGGCTCGCGTCGCCGCCCGTGGACGGCCGCGCCAACGACGAGCTCGTGCGCTGGCTGGCCAAGGAGCTCGGCGTGCCCCGGTCGGCCGTGTCGCTGGTGCGCGGAGCGACCTCGCGGTCGAAGGTGGTCCGCGTTGACGTGTCCGCCCGCCGCGGGTGA